Proteins from a genomic interval of Plasmodium reichenowi strain SY57 chromosome 11, whole genome shotgun sequence:
- a CDS encoding hypothetical protein (conserved Plasmodium protein, unknown function~part of same gene as PRSY57_1121000A~gap found within coding sequence), whose protein sequence is VKNIKVLKEKYTREIYECIVFPSNNKDYRKCNSKTLLPPLFLYVTFFQFKIKYLCETDNVMNNLFFSPKQIFFLNMIEEENNYTISKFENNTDITQIIDFTQFKNDVESIRIYPLINYVPKNSFLNVIIFYSPQKKNLVESEIKVSYLINGIEKNYISVFVSHEMNNVMLNKGELDINLPRVSTETESIKKVPIENMTERNVLCFLIKKEVDDIVNIHIEGKKIFSEQQEEQTDHNIKEELYKEDILNNIENQWENNQLTSFKEEKKIYNFYYFSLLPFEKKNLHIYAYSNTYVKKSIPLFFTYLLYINNIDMKNKIIYLNENLKDHIKSCKKFNINVNIIKCCLKMYPKIIESSPITSGTKFNAKVRIQNEHPVKINYRTKTKIYQIDDVKFLDEEETKEAEKNIVTENTEDMINSCSAKYFYVSFNTNKKGRFVYRFFVIVGENENYIDIIVNVVIPYFQIIDINDFKTPTSIYWNMTSIDKINMYLKDNISNIDMEYKQNQGIENMKKLFNNFNYIDFNIGNNTLNEITSVNLILYNPLDISLYVEINTIKSYILPILPPYVKTHEDEIAHILYVDNTFNNFMRCLDSCEISPTKFTIKEKGTKTVTLFYKHKYIGFHNMPLIIDIENGKVVPLNLCALTFHPNIPPIYLMNIKELNEHILGIKNECILNIDMLNDSEVDIYYDIEKNNNFMVLNPKGIIKRKKYLSVFILLSKLSPSIINDTLIMNSYFKHLQKNIELKKIEIELTLNTTLDNIYKDQYKKINLFNNKCINDIPDQNIKTFCSNFIPPYSYIYVQNKLFYISPSSINILYAPTNSLIERIVIIKNYSSLKDLKFKVSNKNTLPGSILRIYPNKGIVKKEEQIILRFTFILNDVLIDIEGNIQIELMFVETEMFEMQKNEQVKYDTCDVIETNIEEVYEDTRDKTESTENKVLSLPERKKKKRFDDLTFSHAQKIFDNIQKFKYTYDNVNTDMLQNAIRRLYGVKNDDIIEKENFKEQEKHDIQTMSKFYFYIHVKLFTCNVDNLKNKKKMFENLIETNIYSKSLYFKKYINLPIPFEERSKSFFKRHYLDFDKLEKLNMEDEKNKDIPINEKFIYQKKDIYCCMFAEMFKSIIRNHIKKYITYLLKINTCSIQEFENILKDDLIDIMTRNKILNSNLPVEYDYTFLNPTIISHFFSHMFTDIIDNLMNEKINFKKRDD, encoded by the exons agttaaaaatataaaagtgCTTAAAGAGAAATATACACGAGAAATTTATGAATGTATTGTTTTTCCATCAAATAACAAAGATTATAGAAAATGTAATAGTAAAACATTATTACCAccattatttttatatgttacTTTTTTCCAATTtaagataaaatatttatgtgaGACAGATAATGTAATGAACAATTTGTTCTTTTCACCAAAAcaaattttctttttaaatatgattgaggaagaaaataattatactATTTCTAAGTTTGAGAACAATACAGATATTACACAAATTATTGATTTTACCcaatttaaaaatgacGTTGAAAGTATAAG aATTTATCCGTTGATAAATTATGTACCCAAAAATAgttttttaaatgtaattattttttattctccacaaaaaaaaaatctaGTTGAATCAGAAATAAAAGTTtcttatttaataaatggaattgaaaagaattatatatctGTTTTTGTTTCTCATGAGATGAATAATGTAATGTTGAACAAAGGAGAATTGGACATT aatttaCCTCGTGTAAGTACCGAAACGGAAAGCATTAAAAAAGTACCAATAGAAAATATGACTGAGAGAAATGTTTTATGTTTCctaattaaaaaagaagtCGATGATATAgttaatatacatatagaaggaaaaaaaattttcagTGAACAACAAGAAGAACAAACtgatcataatataaaggaagaattatataaagaagacattttaaataatatagaaaatcAATGGGAAAATAATCAGTTGACATCTtttaaagaagaaaaaaaaatatataatttctattatttttctttgttACCTTTTGAAAAGAAgaatttacatatatatgctTATAGTAATACTTATGTTAAGAAATCTATacctttattttttacatatttattatatataaataatatagatatgaagaacaaaataatatatttaaatgaaaacCTGAAAgatcatataaaaagttGTAAAAAATTCAACATTAACGttaacataataaaatgttgTCTTAAAATGTATCCTAAAATAATTGAAAGTAGCCCAATTACATCTGGAACAAAATTTAATGCAAAg gtGAGGATACAAAATGAACATCCTGTTAAGATAAATTACCGGACCAAAACTAAAATTTATCAAATAGACGATGTCAAATTTTTAg ACGAAGAAGAAACTAAAGAAGctgaaaaaaatatagtaACTGAAAATACAGAAGACATGATAAATTCGTGTTCTGccaaatatttttatgttagTTTTAATACTAACAAGAAAGGTCGTTTTGTGTACAGATTTTTTGTCATCGTAGGAG AAAATGA GAACTATATTGATATAATTGTAAACGTCGTTATTCCCTATTTTCAAATTATTGATATTAATGATTTTAAGACACCAACGTCAATATACTGGAATATGACCTCCATtgataaaattaatat GTActtaaaagataatatttcaaatataGATATGGAATACAAACAAAACCAAGGGATAGAAAACATgaagaaattatttaataattttaattatatagatTTCAATATAGGAAATAATACCTTAAATGAAATTACATCCGTAAAtctaattttatataaccCTCTTGACATATCGCTATATGTTGAAATAAATACTATAAAATCTTATATTCTTCCTATATTGCCTCCTTATGTTAAAACACACGAAGATGAg ATAGCTcacattttatatgttgataatacatttaataattttatgaGGTGTTTAGATAGCTGTGAAATATCCCCTACCAAATTCAcaataaaagaaaagggGACAAAAACAGTTACACtattttataaacataaatatattggTTTTCACAATATGCCATTAATAATTGATATTGAAAATGGGAAAGTAGTGCCTTTGAATTTATGTGCACTAACATTCCATCCAAATATCCCAcctatatatttaatgaaCATTAAA gAATTGAATGAACACATTTTGGGAATAAAAAACGaatgtatattaaatatagaTATGTTAAATGATAGTGAAGTAGacatatattatgatatagaaaaaaataacaattttATGGTTTTAAACCCTAAaggaataataaaaagaaaaaaatatctttCTGTTTTTATTTTGCTTTCCAAATTATCTCCATCTATAATTAATGACACGTTGATAATGAATTCTTATTTTAAAcatttacaaaaaaatata GaactaaaaaaaatagaaattGAACTAACGTTAAATACAACattagataatatatataaggatcagtacaaaaaaattaatcTCTTTAATAATAAGTGTATTAACGATATTCCTGATCAAAACATAAAAACATTCTGTTCCAATTTCATTCCACcatattcttatatatatgttcaaAATAAGCTGTTTTACATTTCCCCTAGCTCTATAAATATTCTATATGCCCCCACAAA TTCCTTAATAGAAAGAattgttataattaaaaattattcatCTCTAAAGGATTTAAAGTTTAAAgtttcaaataaaaatactCTTCCTGGGAGTATATTAAGAATTTATCCTAACAAAG gaattgttaaaaaagaagaacaAATTATATTGAGATTTACTTTCATTTTAAACGATGTACTAATAGATATTGAGGGCAACATTCAAATAGAGTTAATGTTTGTAGAAACAGAAATGTTTGAAATGcaaaaaaatgaacaagTTAAATACGATACATGTGATGTTATAGAAACGAACATTG AAGAAGTATATGAAGATACAAGAGATAAAACAGAAAGCACTGAGAATAAAGTTTTATCCTTACcagaaagaaaaaaaaagaaacgATTTGATGATCTAACCTTTTCACACGCTCAGAAAATATTTGACAATATTCAAAAGTTCAAATACACctat GATAATGTGAATACAGATATGCTTCAGAATGCTATAAGACGATTATATGGAGTAAAAAATG ACGATATAAtagaaaaggaaaatttCAAAGAACAAGAAAAACACGACATCCAGACTATGTCTAAgttctatttttatattcatgtAAAGTTATTTACATGCAATGTTGataatttgaaaaataaaaaaaaaatgtttgAAAATTTAATTGAAACTAATATTTACTCAAAATCCTtgtattttaaaaaatatattaatttacCTATTCCGTTTGAAGAAAGATcaaaaa GTTTTTTTAAAAGGCATTATCTTGATTTCGATAAATTGGAAAAGTTAAATATGGaggatgaaaaaaataaggatATTCCAATCaatgaaaaatttatttatcaaaaaa aagatatatattgttGTATGTTTGCTGAAATGTTTAAAAGCATAATTAgaaatcatataaaaaaatacattacATATCtcttaaaaataaatacatgtTCAATACAAGaatttgaaaatatattgaagGACGATCTAATAGATATAATGACAA gaaataaaattttgaaTTCAAATCTTCCAGTGGAATATGATTATACATTTTTGAATCCAACGATTATATCTCATTTTTTCTCACACATGTTCACAGATATTATTGATAATCTTatgaatgaaaaaattaattttaaaaaaagggatgattaa
- a CDS encoding hypothetical protein (conserved Plasmodium protein, unknown function), translated as MKLNKFFDLVFLFSFIFFNIKCIQSISLKTPGLYFKNDIFYTNRNNNTYGFIGFSKKDYSFPNLNKTKVNSNKDILKKFNRMNVLYSQDSEYGLREYKNDKSLWKRFVNKMSEVNKNVLTKLVCAGTFCLALYPVYTMLLNSKIEYLIKNILKENFLYLNIPKSIKRYLFFISFAEFKRSPFFLSTMLIASYTLYVILKVYIEKYRESKRIKSAIEDYNKNKNEYINTGTDSSTENDMDYYNNMDDDDYNKDFY; from the coding sequence atgaagctgaataaattttttgatcttgtatttcttttttcttttatattttttaatataaaatgtattcAAAGTATTTCACTCAAGACACCCggtttatattttaaaaatgatattttttatacaaacaggaataataatacatatggTTTCATAGGATTTAGTAAGAAAGATTATTCTTTCCcaaatttaaataaaacaaaagTAAATTCTAATAAAgacattttaaaaaaatttaacaGAATGaatgttttatattcaCAAGATTCTGAATATGGATTAAgggaatataaaaatgataaaagCTTATGGAAACGATTCGTTAATAAAATGTCAGAAGTTAACAAAAATGTTTTAACAAAGCTTGTCTGTGCAGGTACTTTCTGTTTAGCATTATATCCTGTATATACTATGTTATTAAATAGTAAAATAGAGTAccttataaaaaatattttaaaagaaaattttttgtatttaaatattcCTAAAAGTATCAAACGttatctttttttcatatcGTTTGCTGAATTCAAGAGATCTCCTTTTTTCCTTTCAACAATGTTAATTGCATCATATActttatatgttattttaaaggtttatatagaaaaatatagaGAATCAAAAAGGATTAAATCGGCAATTGAAGATTAtaacaaaaacaaaaatgaatatataaatacagGTACAGATTCATCCACAGAAAATGACATggattattataataatatggacgatgatgattataataaagatttttactaa